A genome region from Fusarium musae strain F31 chromosome 5, whole genome shotgun sequence includes the following:
- a CDS encoding hypothetical protein (EggNog:ENOG41) translates to MALTEWLRNDTDTVRMPKGLTRKGGGFECATGKDCVHKGAMFWDCHGKKSKEFAHCGPPEQPEIDFRDNFIEPYATEWRQKQSQKKNVKIKDPDVEKRIEDIMGKKRR, encoded by the exons ATGGCATTGACAGAGTGGCTAAGAAACGATACAGATACGGTTCGGATGCCCAAGGGACTTACCAGGAAGG GCGGTGGCTTTGAGTGCGCGACTGGGAAGGATTGCGTGCATAAGGGCGCGATGTTCTGGGACTGCCATGGGAAGAAGTCTAAAGAGTTTGCCCACTGTGGACCTCCAGAGCAACCAGAGATAGATTTCAGGGACAACTTCATAGAACCCTATGCGACCGAGTGGAGACAAAAGCAAtctcagaagaagaatgtAAAGATCAAAGATCCTGATGTTGAAAAGAGGATAGAGGATATaatggggaagaagaggagatag